A single region of the Bacillus cereus genome encodes:
- a CDS encoding multidrug effflux MFS transporter, with protein MEKVNGVNHEVYKPVKTNRLWMILVLGTLTAIGPLSIDMYLPSLPKLTDDLQTGASLAQLTLTACLLGLSVGQLFVGSISDIYGRRKPLIIALIIYVASSLLCAVAPSIWSLVLLRFLQGASGSAGIVISRAMVRDMYSGSEMTKFFSLLMLVNGAAPILAPIIGGQLLQFTSWRGVFIVLGAISVFMLISATFVLRETLPPEERETGGLSGTLATYGKLLKDRLFMGYALSQGLVTAAMFAYISGSPFVLQNIYGASPQQFSLFFAINGIGIIIASQVTGRLAGKVNEKTLFVSGIIIAAVGGLSLLLTIVLGIGLIGVLCSLFLVVSSVGVVSTTGFSLAMRNQKQAAGTASALLGLLQFISGALVAPLVGIGGSNTALPMGVVIALCEIGAVLCYLFMAKRSEKQFELQQKQNLEA; from the coding sequence ATAGAAAAAGTGAATGGAGTTAATCACGAAGTATATAAACCTGTAAAGACAAACAGGTTATGGATGATTCTTGTATTAGGGACACTTACGGCAATTGGGCCATTATCGATTGATATGTATTTGCCTTCTTTACCAAAATTAACGGATGATTTACAAACTGGAGCATCCCTCGCACAGCTTACATTGACAGCTTGTTTACTTGGGCTTTCAGTGGGACAATTATTTGTTGGTTCAATTAGTGATATTTACGGAAGACGCAAACCTCTTATTATCGCTCTTATTATTTATGTTGCTTCTTCTTTACTTTGTGCTGTTGCACCATCGATTTGGAGTTTAGTGCTTTTACGTTTCTTACAAGGTGCTTCAGGATCTGCTGGTATCGTTATATCACGTGCAATGGTACGTGATATGTATTCTGGTTCTGAAATGACAAAGTTTTTCTCACTGCTTATGTTAGTAAACGGAGCAGCGCCTATTTTGGCACCGATTATCGGGGGACAATTATTACAGTTCACATCATGGCGCGGCGTTTTTATCGTTCTTGGAGCAATTAGTGTATTCATGCTAATATCAGCTACTTTCGTATTACGTGAAACATTGCCCCCTGAAGAAAGAGAGACGGGTGGATTATCAGGAACGCTTGCAACATACGGAAAGCTTCTGAAAGATCGTTTATTTATGGGGTATGCATTGTCGCAAGGATTAGTAACAGCTGCAATGTTTGCTTATATTTCTGGTTCACCGTTCGTGTTGCAAAATATATACGGGGCATCACCACAACAGTTTAGTTTGTTCTTTGCAATTAACGGTATCGGTATTATTATTGCTAGCCAAGTTACTGGCCGATTAGCGGGGAAAGTTAATGAGAAGACTTTATTTGTTTCCGGTATTATTATTGCGGCTGTTGGCGGCCTATCGTTACTACTTACAATTGTATTAGGAATAGGGTTAATCGGTGTTTTATGTTCGCTATTCCTTGTTGTATCAAGTGTTGGGGTTGTATCAACAACTGGCTTCTCATTAGCGATGAGAAATCAAAAACAGGCTGCAGGAACAGCATCAGCTTTACTAGGATTATTACAGTTCATCTCAGGAGCACTTGTAGCGCCGCTAGTAGGTATTGGTGGAAGCAATACCGCACTTCCTATGGGTGTTGTTATAGCTCTTTGTGAAATTGGTGCTGTGTTATGTTATTTATTCATGGCAAAAAGAAGTGAAAAGCAGTTTGAACTGCAACAAAAACAAAATTTAGAGGCTTAA